A segment of the Agromyces sp. H17E-10 genome:
CATCCTGGATCGGGGTGCCGACGACCACGCCCGAGCCGATGAACGCCGCGATGACGGCGAGCACCGAGCTGATGAGGACGACGAGCTGCCGTGCGCCGTCGTGGGCGCCCGTTGCGGCGTCGGGTGTCGAATCGGATGCTGCGGCGGTCACGTGCCGTTCCCTTCGCCGAGGTGTACTGCGTGCGTCGGCGCCAGCCTTTCACGATCGAGGGCCGCCTGCCCCGGGTTGACAGCGACGGACGGGGCAGTGCGCGGGCGCCCGCGCCGGCCCGCGGCCGACACTTCTCGATATGCACAAGAAGCCTTGTGCAAATACTCTTGTGCATCTATCGTGGTCGACATGACGACCGAACCCGACCCCGACGGCATCCGCGACATCGTCGAGGTCGACGTGCTCAAGGCGTTCACGCATCCACTGCGCAACCGTCTCTACGACCTGCTCGCGATCGACGGGCCGGCGACGGTGTCGATGCTCGCCGAGAAGGCGGGCGTCGCGATCGGCAGCGTCAGCCACCACCTCGGCATCCTGGCGCGGGCGGGGCTCATCGTCGAGGCGCCCGAGCTCGCCCGCGACGCACGCGAGCACTGGTGGCAACGGGCGCAGCGGGGCATCCGGTGGTCGTCGACCGGGTTCACCGACCCCGCCGCCCGTACCGTCGCCGACTCGATCGAGCAGCAGATGCTCACGCAGCAGCGGGATCAGGCGCGGCAGTGGCTCGACGAGCGCGACGACCGGCCCGAGTGGGCCGCCGTCGCCTTCGCCCACCAGTCGCGACTGTGGCTCACGCCGGCCGAGATGACCGAGCTCGGCGAAGCGATCGAACAGGTGCTGCGTTCGTTCGCCGGTCGCGACCCCGAGGGGCGGGAGGCCGTGCTCGCCATGGCGCGCGCGTTCCCGAACCGGCCATGAGCGTCGAGCAGGCGGCCGCAGCCGCCGAGACCGCGCCCGCCAAAGCCGCGCCCGTCGAGACCGCGCCCGCCGGATCCGCGGGCCAGGCGAAGCGGACGGGCGGCCTCTGGCGCAATCGCGATTTCCTCCTGCTGTGGGCGGGGGAGGCGGCGTCGGTCACCGGCGCCGGCATGACGAGCGTGCTGCTGCCGCTCCTCGCCGTGCAGCTGCTCGACGCATCACCCACGTGGATGGGCGTCATCGCCGCGGCCACCTGGCTGCCGTGGCTCGTCGTCGGGCTGCCGATCGGGGCGTGGGTCGACGGTCGTTCGCCGCGTGCGGTGATGATCGGTGCGAACGCGGTCTCGATGCTCGCGTACGTCTCGGTTCCGGTCGCGGCGGCGCTGGGGATGCTGCAGCTCATGCAGCTCGTGATCGTGGCGCTCGTCGTCGGCACGGCGACGATCGCGTTCCGGGCGGCGTACGCGAAGCTGGTCGTGCGCATCGTCCCCGAGCGCGACCGCGGCCTCGCGAACAGCGTGCTGTTCGGCACCGAGAACGCGGCGAACACGGTCGGGCCCGGGCTCGGCGGGCTCATCGGCCAGCTCGTCGGGCCGGTGCGGGCGATGCTCGGCGAGGCAATCGGCCTCGCGATCTCGCTCGTCTGCCTCGTGGTGATGCGCCCGCATCCGGTCGCCGCGCCCGCGCGGCGCGAACCGCTGTGGGCGGCGGTACGGACGGGTCTCGGCGTCGTGTTCGGCGACCGGATGGTGCGGTTCTTCGTGCTGCAGGGCGCGGTCGCCAACTTCGGGCTCATCGGCCAGCAGGCGATCCTCGTGCTGTGGCTGAGTCGCGATCTCGGGCTCGACGCCGCCACGATCGGCGCCGTCTTCGCGGTCACGTCGGTCGGCGGCATCGTCGGTGCACTCGCGGCGCCGTGGCTCGGGCGGGCGCTCGGCGATGCGCGTGCGATCACGATCATGCTCACCATCGCCGGGCTGATGCTGCCGCTCCTCGCCTTCGCGGCGCCCGGCCCGATCCTGTGGGCGGTCGTCGTCGCCGACGCCCTCGCCGTGGCGGGCATCGTCGCCGCGAACGTGCTGCGTCGCACGTGGATCCAGTCGTACGTGCCCGAGCACCTGCTCGCGCGGCAGAGCACGAGTGCGCAGCTCGTGAACTTCGCGGGCATGCCGGTCGCGGGCGTCCTCGCGGGCCTCCTCGCCGAGTCGTGGGGGCCGGCGCCCGTGATCTTCGCGATGGGCCTCGTCGCGCTCGCGGCGAATGCGGTGTCGTGGTGCCAGCCGTGGCTGCGGCGCCGCGACCTTCCTCGCTCGAACGCTTGACGTACTACGGCACACGTAGTACGTTCGAGGCACTATCCACGTGCGCTCGAGGGGGCCGCCATGATCAGTGCCGACGCGATCCGCGGGTACATCGACCTCATGGTGCTGTCGTTGCTGCGCCGGCGCCCGTCCTACGCGTACGAGCTCGCGCAGCAGATCCATGCCGTGACGGGTTCCGAGTACACGATCAAGCAGACCACGCTCTACTCGGCCGTGAAGCGACTCGAGTCGAGCGGTCTCGTCACCTCGTACGCCGGCGCCTCGGAGTCGGGCAAGCCACGCACCTACTACCGCATCACCGCCGAAGGGCTCGATCACCTCGAGTCGAAGGTCGCCGAATGGCGCGACACGAAATCGGTCGTCGACCGGTTCATCGAAGGAGTCGAAGCATGAACGTCATCACCGCCTACCTCGAGACGATGTTCGGCGCGTACCCGCAGACGCCGCGCATGGCCGAGGCCAAGGCCGAGCTGCACGCGATGATGGAGGACGCCTACCACGGTTACCTCGCCGACGGTCTCTCCGAGAACGAGGCCGTGGGCCGGGTCATCACCGAGTTCGGCAACCTCGACGAGCTCGCGCCACAGCTCGGCATCGCTGCCGAGATCGCGCCCGCCGCCGTCACCGGTGGCGCAGGGGCCTCCGCCCGGCCCGCTTCCGCGCGCTCGGTACCCGCCGCGCCTCCGGTCACGCTCGACGAGGCCGAGCGGTACGCCGCCGCGCGGCGCACCGGCGACCCGCGAATGGCCATCGCCGTCGCGCTGTTCGTGATGTCGCCGGCTCCGCTCATCGCGCTCGCCACGCTCAGCAACGGGGCGACGTTCGGCCTCGGCCAGCAGGCCGCCGTGCTCACGGGCCTCGTGTGCCTGCTCGTGATCGTGGCCGTCGGCGTCATGATGCTCGTTCGCCGAGAACAGCAGCTCGCACCGTTCGCCCGCCTCGCGGCCGGGCGGTTCACCCGATCCGTCGCCGTCGACCGATGGGCCGACGCGCTCGTCGCCGAGGCGGCCCCGAAGCGGGCGGTCGCCCTGCAGGTCGCCGTCGGGCTCTGGATCCTCGCGGTCGGCCCCGTGCTCGCCGTGAGCCTGCTCGCGCCGCCCGCGGTCGCGAACGTCTGGATCGGCGTCGCCGTGGCTGGGATGCTGCTCATCATCGCGACGGGCCTGTTCGTGTTCCTCCGCGCGAACTGGGCGGCGTCGACCGCCGAGACGCTCACCCGGGGCGGTTCGACAGCGACCCGTGGCGCCGACGATGAGCGCAGCATCGTGGGCGTGGTCGCCGCGTTCTACTGGCCGGTGGTCGTCGCGGTGTTCCTCGGGTGGAGCTTCATCGGCAACGCCTGGTACATCTCGTGGGTGATCTGGCCGATCGCGGCGGTGCTCTTCGGCGCGCTCGCCTCGGGGCTGCGCGCGATCGACCGCTACCGCGCCGCCGAGTAGCCCGCGCTCCGCGAACGGCGGCGCGCGGCATCCGCGGTTATCGGCCCGACCACGGGGGCGGCCGGTACCGTGAGCACATGAGCGGTCATCCTGGCGAACGACCAGCCGGCGCGCACCTGCCGACGACCGAGGTCGGTCAGCCGTCGACGATCGCCGTGCGCGGCGCGCGCGTGCACAACCTGCGCGGCATCGACGTCGACCTGCCACTCCGGGCACTCGTGGGCATCGCCGGCGTCTCGGGCTCGGGCAAGTCATCGCTCGCGATGGGTGTGCTCTACGCCGAGGGGTCGCGCCGCTACCTCGAGGCACTCTCGACCTACACCCGCCGTCGCATGGCACAGGCGCCGCGTGCCGCCGTCGACTCCGTCGAGCACGTGCCGGCGGCGCTCGCGCTGCGTCAGCGGCCGGGCGTGCCGGGGGTCCGCTCGACGTTCGGCACCTCGACCGAGCTGCTGAACGTGCTGCGGCTGATGTTCTCGAGACTGGCCGCCCACGTGTGCCCGAACGGGCACCGCGTGCCGCCCACGATCGATGTCGCCGCCGAGGTGCCGTTCGCCTGCCCGGTGTGCGGTGAGCGCGTGCAGCCGCCGGGCGCTGAGGACCTCTCGTTCAACGCCGGTGGTGCCTGCCCGACGTGCCAGGGCACCGGGGTCGTGCGCACCGTCGACGACGCGGCCCTCGTGCCCGACCCGTCGAAGACCATCGACGGGGGAGCGGTCGTGCCATGGCAGATGTTCGGGTTCAACGTGCAGCCCGACATCGCCCGCGAGTTCGGCGTGCGCACCGACGTGCCGTGGCGCGACCTCACCGACGCCGAGCGCGACATCGTGCTCGCCGGACCGGCCGAGAAGAAGCACATCACGGTGACGAGCCGCAAGGGCATCCACGAGCTCGACTTCACCTTCCGCAACGCGAGGCTCACCGTGACCGAGGAGCTCAAGCGCGCCCACGACGAGAAGCGCCTCGCCAAGGTGAGCCGCTTCCTCACCGAGGGGGTCTGCCCCGCGTGCGGCGGCACCCGGCTCAGCCCGGCGGCCCGCACGCCACTGATCGGCGACCTGGGCCTCGCCGACGTCACGGCGATGACGCTCGACGACGTGGTCGCATGGGCGCCAGGCGTGCCGCCGTCGCTGCCGAGCGAGATGCGGGCGATGGCGGTCGCGCTCGTCGACACCCTGCTCGCGATGGCCGGGCGACTCGTCGAGCTCGGGCTCGGCTACCTCTCGCTCGACCGGGCCGGCGCCACGCTGTCGACGGGTGAGCGGCAGCGTGCGCAGCTCGCGCGCGCAGTGCGCAACCGCACCACGGGCGTGCTCTACGTGCTCGACGAGCCGTCGATCGGCCTGCATCCCGCGAACGTCGAGGGGCTGCTCGGCGTGATGCGCGACCTGCTCGCCGACGGCAACTCGGTGGTGTTCGTCGACCACGACGTGCAGATCCTGCGCGAGGCCGACTGGCTGGTCGAGATCGGCCCGGGGTCGGGCACGGAGGGCGGCGCCGTGATCGCCGAGGGGCCGCCCGACGGGCTGGCCCCGGCCGCGCCGGCGCCGATCGCGGCCGCTTCCGCCGCGGCCGCTTCCGCCGCGGCCGCTTCCGCCGCGGCCGCTTCCGCCGGGGGCGCTGCCGCCACGGATGCCTCCGCCCCGGACGGGGCGAAGGGCTCGCGGCTCGCCGGGTTCCTGACCGGAGCCGAGCCCGTCGTCGTCCGTGATCGCGCCAAGCCCGAGACGATGTTCGACCACGGTCGCATCCGGCTCGAGACTGCGGCCATTCACACCGTGCACCCGCTCGAGGTCGAGTTCCCGCTCGGCCGGATGATCGCGGTCACCGGGGTCTCGGGTTCAGGCAAGACGACGCTCGTGCTCGACTCGCTCGTGCCCGCGCTCGCGGCGCACGAGCGCTCCGTGCTCACCGCACCGGTGCGTGCGCTCGCCGCTCCCGACGACGTGAAGGTGCACGTCGTCGACGCGACCCCGATCGGGATCAACGTGCGCTCGACCGTGGCCACCTACTCGGGCGTCATGGACGACCTGCGCAAGGCGTACGCCGCCCCCGACGCTGCCCGCGGCACGGGGCTCACCGCCTCGGACTTCTCGTACAACACGGGTTCGCTCGCCTGTCCACGGTGCGACGGCACGGGCGAGATCTCGCTCGACGTGCAGTTCCTGCCCGACGTCGACATCGTCTGCCCCGAGTGCGACGGCAGTCGCTTCGCGCCCGCGGCCGACGCGTACCGGCGCGACGGGGTGAGCCTGCCCGCGCTGCTCGGGTGCACGGTTCGCGAGGCGCTCGCGTCGACGACCGACCTGCCGCGCGTGCACAAGCGGTTGACCGCGTTCGACGAGCTGGGACTCGGCTACCTGACGCTCGGCGAGGCGACCCCGGCGCTGTCGGGCGGCGAGGCGCAGCGGCTCAAGCTCGTCAGCGAGATGCATCGCAACCAGGCCGATGCGGTGTTCGTGCTCGACGAGCCGAGCGTCGGCCTGCACCCGCTCGACGTGCGCACCCTCATCCGAGTGCTGCAGCGCCTCTGCGACCGCGGCGCGACGGTGATCGTGATCGAGCACGACCTCGACCTGATCGCCAACGCCGACCACGTGATCGACCTGGGCCCGGGCGGCGGGGTCGAGGGCGGCCGGATCGTCGCGGTCGGAACGCCCGACGACATCGCCCGCGACCGCTCGTCGGTCACCGGCCGGTATCTCGCTCGGCACCTGGGGCTCGCCGGCGCCTGAGCGGCGACGCCGCGCGACCGCGGCGCGGAGGCATCCTCGATCGCCCCCGCCCCGCGGACGCGCGTACGCGTCAGCTCAGCGCGACCGCCTTCGCTGCGCGCTCGCCCGACTCGACGGCCCCGTTGAGGAACCCGTAGTACGCGACGCTCGTGTGCTCCCCGGCGAAGTGCACGTTGCCCTCGGGCTGCGAGCCGACGCCGAACAGCTGCGTGTACTGGCCCGGCCGCTGGCACGTGTAGGCACCGTGCGACCACCGGTTCGCGTACCAGAAGTCGCGGTAGCTCCTGCCCGTGTATGCGGCGCTCACGCCCGGGAAGATCGGCTCGAGCTGCGCGAGGTACGACGACACCTGCGCCGCGGGCGCGACGCCGAACGGCTGGCCCGACCACGACTTCA
Coding sequences within it:
- a CDS encoding permease prefix domain 1-containing protein, yielding MNVITAYLETMFGAYPQTPRMAEAKAELHAMMEDAYHGYLADGLSENEAVGRVITEFGNLDELAPQLGIAAEIAPAAVTGGAGASARPASARSVPAAPPVTLDEAERYAAARRTGDPRMAIAVALFVMSPAPLIALATLSNGATFGLGQQAAVLTGLVCLLVIVAVGVMMLVRREQQLAPFARLAAGRFTRSVAVDRWADALVAEAAPKRAVALQVAVGLWILAVGPVLAVSLLAPPAVANVWIGVAVAGMLLIIATGLFVFLRANWAASTAETLTRGGSTATRGADDERSIVGVVAAFYWPVVVAVFLGWSFIGNAWYISWVIWPIAAVLFGALASGLRAIDRYRAAE
- a CDS encoding excinuclease ABC subunit UvrA, with translation MSGHPGERPAGAHLPTTEVGQPSTIAVRGARVHNLRGIDVDLPLRALVGIAGVSGSGKSSLAMGVLYAEGSRRYLEALSTYTRRRMAQAPRAAVDSVEHVPAALALRQRPGVPGVRSTFGTSTELLNVLRLMFSRLAAHVCPNGHRVPPTIDVAAEVPFACPVCGERVQPPGAEDLSFNAGGACPTCQGTGVVRTVDDAALVPDPSKTIDGGAVVPWQMFGFNVQPDIAREFGVRTDVPWRDLTDAERDIVLAGPAEKKHITVTSRKGIHELDFTFRNARLTVTEELKRAHDEKRLAKVSRFLTEGVCPACGGTRLSPAARTPLIGDLGLADVTAMTLDDVVAWAPGVPPSLPSEMRAMAVALVDTLLAMAGRLVELGLGYLSLDRAGATLSTGERQRAQLARAVRNRTTGVLYVLDEPSIGLHPANVEGLLGVMRDLLADGNSVVFVDHDVQILREADWLVEIGPGSGTEGGAVIAEGPPDGLAPAAPAPIAAASAAAASAAAASAAAASAGGAAATDASAPDGAKGSRLAGFLTGAEPVVVRDRAKPETMFDHGRIRLETAAIHTVHPLEVEFPLGRMIAVTGVSGSGKTTLVLDSLVPALAAHERSVLTAPVRALAAPDDVKVHVVDATPIGINVRSTVATYSGVMDDLRKAYAAPDAARGTGLTASDFSYNTGSLACPRCDGTGEISLDVQFLPDVDIVCPECDGSRFAPAADAYRRDGVSLPALLGCTVREALASTTDLPRVHKRLTAFDELGLGYLTLGEATPALSGGEAQRLKLVSEMHRNQADAVFVLDEPSVGLHPLDVRTLIRVLQRLCDRGATVIVIEHDLDLIANADHVIDLGPGGGVEGGRIVAVGTPDDIARDRSSVTGRYLARHLGLAGA
- a CDS encoding PadR family transcriptional regulator, coding for MISADAIRGYIDLMVLSLLRRRPSYAYELAQQIHAVTGSEYTIKQTTLYSAVKRLESSGLVTSYAGASESGKPRTYYRITAEGLDHLESKVAEWRDTKSVVDRFIEGVEA
- a CDS encoding ArsR/SmtB family transcription factor; this encodes MTTEPDPDGIRDIVEVDVLKAFTHPLRNRLYDLLAIDGPATVSMLAEKAGVAIGSVSHHLGILARAGLIVEAPELARDAREHWWQRAQRGIRWSSTGFTDPAARTVADSIEQQMLTQQRDQARQWLDERDDRPEWAAVAFAHQSRLWLTPAEMTELGEAIEQVLRSFAGRDPEGREAVLAMARAFPNRP
- a CDS encoding MFS transporter; this translates as MSVEQAAAAAETAPAKAAPVETAPAGSAGQAKRTGGLWRNRDFLLLWAGEAASVTGAGMTSVLLPLLAVQLLDASPTWMGVIAAATWLPWLVVGLPIGAWVDGRSPRAVMIGANAVSMLAYVSVPVAAALGMLQLMQLVIVALVVGTATIAFRAAYAKLVVRIVPERDRGLANSVLFGTENAANTVGPGLGGLIGQLVGPVRAMLGEAIGLAISLVCLVVMRPHPVAAPARREPLWAAVRTGLGVVFGDRMVRFFVLQGAVANFGLIGQQAILVLWLSRDLGLDAATIGAVFAVTSVGGIVGALAAPWLGRALGDARAITIMLTIAGLMLPLLAFAAPGPILWAVVVADALAVAGIVAANVLRRTWIQSYVPEHLLARQSTSAQLVNFAGMPVAGVLAGLLAESWGPAPVIFAMGLVALAANAVSWCQPWLRRRDLPRSNA